The Rickettsiales bacterium DNA window GAACGCAAGCTCGCTTAAAAGAAGCAGAAAAACTCGGCTTCAATCATGCCTACCTGCCAGATTCAAAAGAAAAACAAACTAAACTAGAAATTTTTGAAATTAATCACATCTCAAAACTAATTTCATTTTTGAAGTAGGTTTCTAAATTTTTTGAATCTTGATTTTTTGTTATAAAACTCTAATTAAAATTCCTATAAACCCAAATTCTCAACTATGACATATGTAGTTACAGATGATTGCATAAGATGCAAATATACAGATTGTGTTGATGTCTGCCCTGTTGATTGCTTTTATGAGGGTGAAAATATGTTAGTTATCAACCCTGATGAATGTATTGATTGTGGCGTTTGTGAACCTGAATGCCCAGCGGAAGCTATCAAGCCCGAATCAGACGAAGTGGTAAAATGGGTAGAATTCAACCGAAAATATTCAGCAATGTGGCCAAATATTG harbors:
- a CDS encoding ferredoxin family protein — its product is MTYVVTDDCIRCKYTDCVDVCPVDCFYEGENMLVINPDECIDCGVCEPECPAEAIKPESDEVVKWVEFNRKYSAMWPNIAESKSAPSDADSWKGKKGKMQFFSEKAGG